A genome region from Paracoccus stylophorae includes the following:
- a CDS encoding cation diffusion facilitator family transporter — protein MSESKVGHDHGAEVGADNITRVRAVFVLTAAYALVQAVGGWISGSLALVADSGHMISDAAALLLALIAYRVARRAPDLTRTYGFQRVRVLAALANGASLLLLVAWIVWEAISRVGQPIEVMAGPMLIIACVGLSVNLFGAWYLSRGDKSDSNLRGAFLHVVGDLLGSVGAIAAAIGIMLTGWMILDPILSVLVALLVVRSAWTLVADSLRVLLQAVPQGMDVQAAEADLRTLPGVAAAGHFHAWTLTDDSVVATVHVQPAPGADPLILPALVASRLREQFSLDHITVQVDPPEGTISPHGEALSTSEAPEQP, from the coding sequence ATGAGCGAGTCAAAGGTCGGACACGACCACGGAGCCGAGGTTGGAGCCGACAACATCACCCGCGTGCGGGCGGTGTTCGTGCTGACCGCCGCCTACGCGCTGGTACAGGCAGTCGGCGGCTGGATCTCGGGTTCGCTGGCACTGGTCGCGGACAGCGGACACATGATCTCGGATGCGGCGGCGCTGCTGCTGGCGCTCATTGCGTATCGTGTTGCCCGCCGCGCGCCGGACCTGACGCGGACCTATGGTTTCCAGCGTGTTCGGGTCCTGGCGGCGCTGGCGAACGGAGCTTCGCTGCTGCTTTTGGTGGCCTGGATCGTATGGGAAGCCATCAGCCGGGTCGGCCAGCCGATCGAGGTGATGGCCGGGCCGATGCTGATCATCGCCTGCGTGGGCCTATCGGTAAACCTGTTCGGCGCCTGGTATCTGTCGCGCGGCGACAAGTCGGACAGCAATCTCAGGGGCGCTTTCCTGCATGTCGTGGGCGATCTTCTCGGCTCCGTCGGTGCGATCGCTGCGGCGATCGGGATCATGCTGACGGGCTGGATGATCCTCGATCCGATTCTGTCGGTCCTGGTTGCCCTTCTGGTCGTGCGTTCGGCCTGGACGCTGGTCGCCGACTCGTTGCGGGTACTGCTGCAGGCCGTCCCGCAAGGGATGGACGTGCAGGCGGCAGAGGCGGACCTGCGAACCCTTCCAGGGGTCGCCGCAGCCGGACATTTTCATGCTTGGACCCTGACCGACGACTCGGTCGTGGCGACTGTCCATGTTCAGCCCGCACCCGGCGCCGACCCGCTGATACTGCCGGCCCTGGTTGCGTCCCGACTCCGCGAGCAGTTCTCGCTGGACCATATTACCGTGCAGGTGGATCCACCGGAGGGCACCATTTCTCCGCATGGCGAAGCTTTGTCCACAAGCGAGGCCCCGGAGCAGCCATGA
- a CDS encoding cation transporter, with translation MSRKLSKDPDERQRRTLWTVLLLNVAIAFGFFATGALGDSSALIANGLDNTSDSFVYAISLFALSRSDKWKRWAANLSGGLLLILAVGILIDAVRRYYTGSEPLGPLMISMALIAAVVNGVCIRLLGRLEDPDVNVRAANTFSINDFISNGGILVAGGLVWWLGSNWPDLVVGIAVAGVAAWGGIGILRDAHGEHHKAVHQGDAET, from the coding sequence ATGTCCAGAAAACTGTCAAAGGATCCGGATGAACGTCAGCGCCGTACGCTCTGGACGGTTCTGCTGCTGAATGTTGCCATTGCGTTCGGCTTCTTCGCGACCGGCGCACTGGGCGACTCCAGTGCGCTGATCGCCAACGGTCTGGACAACACCTCCGACAGCTTCGTCTACGCCATCAGCCTTTTCGCGCTGTCTCGTTCGGACAAATGGAAGCGTTGGGCCGCGAACTTGTCGGGGGGCCTGCTGCTGATTCTGGCGGTTGGCATCCTGATCGATGCTGTTCGTCGCTACTACACCGGTTCCGAGCCGCTCGGCCCGCTCATGATTTCCATGGCGCTCATTGCCGCGGTCGTGAATGGCGTCTGCATCCGGCTTCTTGGTCGACTCGAGGATCCGGACGTGAATGTCAGAGCGGCCAACACCTTCAGTATCAACGACTTCATTTCAAACGGCGGAATTCTCGTCGCAGGCGGTCTCGTCTGGTGGCTGGGCAGCAATTGGCCCGATCTGGTGGTCGGTATCGCCGTCGCCGGCGTCGCCGCTTGGGGCGGCATCGGAATCCTGCGCGACGCGCATGGCGAGCACCACAAGGCGGTCCATCAAGGTGACGCCGAGACCTGA
- a CDS encoding DUF5930 domain-containing protein, with protein sequence MGCALPERRLFIRYGDHVRFVRLSPARQALAWAGGAFLVAWCLTVTSVLIMNSIGSLTMREQVKREQALFEALGRERDQAAMEALAAQERFAAAMKQISSMQSNLLALETRRHEMESEFQAAQATLSRTMDERDAAVSAAAASQDPRSEELAATLDLLTLALAETVVKRDQAATKAKEAVRLAGELEFDLRLRKSESDRILHQIEKALIASVEPLDEVLREAGLDSEAVLASAGDVHSAPKEALVGVAVSTRGMASLDDETVRANRILERLDELSHYRLALESLPLAMPVQDAFRYTSPFGRRWGRMHKGVDMAGPVGTPVYATADGVVTFAGWQNGYGRIIIVRHPFGLETRYPHLNAIRVEVGQEVARGERVGDMGNSGRSTGSHLHYEVRVNGEAVDPMGYIRAGRDLL encoded by the coding sequence GTGGGTTGCGCCCTTCCCGAGCGAAGATTGTTCATCCGGTACGGCGACCATGTCCGGTTCGTTCGCCTGAGCCCCGCAAGGCAGGCCCTCGCCTGGGCTGGTGGAGCGTTTCTGGTGGCGTGGTGCCTGACGGTCACGTCAGTCCTTATCATGAACTCCATCGGCTCCCTAACCATGCGCGAGCAGGTCAAGCGAGAGCAGGCGCTCTTTGAGGCACTCGGCAGGGAGCGCGACCAGGCGGCGATGGAAGCGCTCGCCGCCCAAGAGCGGTTTGCAGCCGCCATGAAGCAGATCTCGTCAATGCAGAGCAACCTTCTTGCGCTCGAGACCCGCCGCCACGAGATGGAGAGCGAGTTTCAGGCAGCCCAGGCCACTCTGAGCCGTACGATGGACGAGCGCGATGCCGCAGTGTCTGCGGCGGCTGCGTCGCAGGATCCGAGATCTGAGGAACTCGCTGCCACGCTCGACCTACTGACCCTCGCCTTGGCTGAAACGGTGGTCAAGCGTGATCAGGCCGCCACCAAGGCCAAGGAGGCCGTTCGTCTTGCCGGCGAGTTGGAGTTCGATCTGCGGCTGAGAAAGTCGGAGAGTGATCGGATCCTGCATCAGATCGAGAAGGCTCTGATCGCCTCGGTGGAGCCGCTCGACGAGGTGCTCCGTGAAGCCGGACTGGACTCGGAGGCGGTACTCGCATCCGCTGGCGATGTTCACTCAGCCCCGAAGGAAGCCTTGGTTGGGGTGGCGGTCTCCACGAGGGGAATGGCCTCTCTGGACGACGAGACCGTGCGCGCGAACCGCATTCTTGAGCGGCTCGACGAACTCAGCCACTACCGCTTGGCCCTCGAATCGCTGCCGCTCGCCATGCCGGTCCAGGACGCCTTCCGATACACCTCGCCCTTTGGCCGGCGCTGGGGGCGAATGCACAAAGGCGTGGACATGGCAGGACCTGTCGGCACCCCCGTCTACGCCACGGCCGACGGGGTCGTCACCTTCGCTGGCTGGCAGAACGGCTACGGGCGGATCATCATCGTTCGCCACCCCTTCGGTCTGGAGACCCGCTACCCGCACCTCAACGCCATCCGCGTCGAGGTGGGCCAGGAAGTTGCGCGCGGCGAGCGGGTCGGCGACATGGGTAACTCGGGCCGCTCCACGGGATCCCACCTCCACTACGAGGTGCGCGTGAACGGTGAAGCGGTCGATCCGATGGGCTACATTCGCGCCGGCCGGGACCTCCTCTGA
- a CDS encoding MerR family transcriptional regulator: protein MLTIGKLGEAAGVKVPTIRYYEQIGLLPEPERSAGNQRLYGKSAQDRLAFIRHARELGFPLDAIRDLLSLSDQPDQSCAAADIIAKEQLAAVKARIAQLTALEAELERMIRQCAQGTIADCRVIESLSDHSHCAHDHDVPTAAAE from the coding sequence ATGCTCACCATCGGAAAACTGGGTGAGGCGGCCGGGGTGAAGGTGCCGACCATCCGCTACTACGAGCAGATCGGCCTCCTGCCCGAGCCGGAGCGCAGCGCCGGCAACCAGCGTCTATACGGAAAGTCCGCACAGGATCGGCTGGCTTTCATTCGCCACGCGCGCGAACTCGGGTTTCCGCTGGACGCCATCCGCGACCTTCTGAGCCTCTCCGACCAGCCCGACCAATCCTGCGCAGCCGCCGACATCATCGCGAAGGAGCAACTCGCTGCGGTGAAGGCCCGGATCGCGCAGCTGACGGCGCTGGAAGCCGAGCTGGAGCGGATGATCCGGCAATGCGCACAAGGGACCATCGCCGACTGCCGCGTAATCGAGTCGCTGAGCGACCATTCCCACTGCGCACATGACCACGACGTGCCGACGGCGGCGGCTGAATGA
- a CDS encoding heavy metal translocating P-type ATPase gives MTGTDVETATACDWTVSGMDCGSCATKIKDAVGRLPGVSGVEVGIMSERLRLTLDEAQTGRDKVEKTVRALGYGIAPRAAAAKNEFVMPGGPKAGTAATRDESGHGSPSHVHDDPADRGKRWYQTGKGKLVIFTALLLAVAWGIELLAPQFGKWAFVAACLIGVAPVAQRAFAALRLGQPFTIESLMTVAAIGALFIDAAEEAALVVFLFAVGEVLEGVAAGKARDGIRALANLVPKTAFLELNGVTKEVPAASLRVGQFVLVRPGDRVPADGEIAKGTSGIDESPVTGESMPKTRGPGDPVFAGSINTEAVLRVMVTKAAEDNTIARIIRLVEEAEEARAPTERFIDRFSRWYMPAIVTVAALVVLVPPLAFAQPWDTWIYRGLALLLIGCPCALVISVPASIASALSTGARRGLLMKGGAVIEAASKVSRIAFDKTGTLTHGRPMVTDIVTFGATTEAELLAVAAGVETGSSHPLAIAILNKATEAGVAALPSRDARALMGKGVIATVGDAAAWVTSPRHAMENGGLDDPGLRQATVFEEEGKTAVAVFREKTPLGLIAMRDEPRKDAAEAVRQLKDMGVAPVILTGDNPRTAAAIAGGLGMEFQADMMPEDKLTAIRDMSEHGGVMMIGDGINDAPALKQADVGVAMGSGTDVALETADAAILRDRVIDIPAMIRLARATMGNIRQNVTLALGLKAVFLVTTVLGITGLWIAILADTGATVLVTLNALRLLGFNPTRMS, from the coding sequence ATGACGGGAACCGACGTGGAAACAGCGACGGCCTGCGACTGGACCGTTTCGGGCATGGATTGCGGCTCCTGCGCGACCAAGATCAAGGATGCGGTCGGGCGCCTCCCCGGCGTCAGCGGCGTGGAGGTCGGCATCATGTCCGAGCGTCTGCGCCTGACCCTGGACGAGGCGCAGACCGGCCGCGACAAGGTTGAAAAGACGGTCCGGGCCCTTGGATACGGCATCGCACCACGCGCCGCGGCGGCCAAGAACGAGTTTGTGATGCCCGGCGGCCCGAAGGCCGGCACGGCCGCGACACGAGACGAAAGCGGCCACGGCAGCCCCAGCCATGTCCATGACGACCCGGCAGACCGCGGCAAGCGCTGGTATCAGACGGGCAAGGGCAAGCTCGTCATCTTTACCGCTCTCCTACTGGCGGTGGCCTGGGGCATAGAGTTGCTGGCGCCTCAGTTCGGCAAGTGGGCCTTTGTCGCCGCCTGCCTGATCGGCGTGGCACCGGTGGCGCAACGCGCCTTTGCCGCCCTGCGGCTGGGCCAACCGTTCACCATCGAAAGCCTGATGACCGTGGCTGCCATCGGCGCCCTTTTCATCGACGCGGCCGAGGAGGCGGCACTGGTCGTGTTCCTGTTCGCGGTCGGCGAGGTTCTGGAAGGTGTCGCGGCGGGCAAGGCCCGGGACGGCATTCGGGCTCTGGCCAATCTGGTGCCGAAGACCGCATTTCTTGAACTGAATGGCGTCACGAAAGAGGTTCCGGCCGCCAGCCTGCGGGTCGGGCAGTTCGTGCTCGTCCGCCCCGGCGACCGCGTCCCGGCGGATGGCGAGATCGCCAAGGGCACATCCGGCATCGACGAAAGCCCGGTCACCGGCGAGAGCATGCCGAAAACGCGGGGGCCGGGCGATCCGGTCTTTGCCGGGTCGATCAACACCGAGGCCGTGCTGCGCGTAATGGTCACGAAGGCGGCCGAGGACAACACCATCGCCCGCATCATCCGTCTGGTCGAAGAAGCCGAGGAGGCCCGCGCGCCGACCGAACGCTTCATCGACCGCTTCAGCCGCTGGTACATGCCCGCCATCGTCACCGTGGCGGCGCTGGTCGTGCTGGTGCCGCCGCTGGCCTTCGCTCAGCCTTGGGATACCTGGATTTATCGTGGCCTTGCGCTTCTGCTGATCGGCTGCCCCTGCGCGCTGGTCATCTCGGTTCCGGCCTCAATCGCCTCGGCGCTATCCACCGGCGCGCGGCGCGGCTTGCTGATGAAGGGTGGCGCGGTGATCGAGGCGGCCTCGAAGGTCAGCCGCATCGCCTTCGACAAGACCGGCACCCTGACCCACGGGCGGCCGATGGTTACCGATATCGTGACCTTCGGCGCCACCACCGAGGCCGAGCTTCTGGCCGTGGCGGCGGGCGTCGAGACCGGATCCAGCCATCCGCTGGCCATCGCCATCCTGAACAAGGCCACGGAAGCGGGCGTTGCAGCCCTGCCGTCGCGCGATGCCAGGGCGCTGATGGGCAAGGGCGTGATCGCGACAGTCGGGGACGCAGCGGCCTGGGTGACCTCCCCCCGCCATGCGATGGAGAACGGCGGCCTCGACGATCCTGGCCTGCGCCAGGCCACCGTCTTCGAAGAAGAGGGCAAGACCGCCGTTGCGGTGTTCCGTGAAAAGACCCCGCTCGGCCTGATCGCCATGCGCGACGAACCCCGCAAGGACGCGGCCGAGGCGGTCCGGCAGCTCAAGGACATGGGTGTCGCCCCGGTCATCCTGACCGGAGACAATCCGCGCACGGCCGCTGCCATTGCCGGGGGCCTCGGCATGGAGTTCCAGGCCGACATGATGCCCGAGGACAAGCTCACGGCGATCCGCGACATGAGCGAGCACGGTGGCGTGATGATGATCGGCGACGGGATCAACGACGCCCCCGCGCTGAAACAGGCGGATGTCGGCGTGGCTATGGGGTCAGGAACCGACGTGGCCTTGGAAACCGCCGATGCGGCGATCCTTCGCGACCGGGTGATCGATATCCCGGCGATGATCCGGCTCGCGCGCGCCACCATGGGCAACATACGCCAGAACGTCACCCTCGCCCTGGGGCTCAAGGCGGTGTTTCTCGTCACCACGGTGCTGGGTATCACGGGGCTCTGGATCGCCATTCTGGCAGATACCGGCGCTACGGTGCTGGTGACGCTGAACGCGCTCAGGCTTCTGGGCTTCAACCCCACGCGAATGAGCTGA
- a CDS encoding disulfide bond formation protein B, whose protein sequence is MDDRNAAALSAGMPLYAAWLVAMAATLGALFIGEVLGQMPCVLCWYQRIAMFPLALILGIACLQGDSAVRTYALPLSITGGAIALWHSGLYFGLVPQRVAPCVKDGPSCTDAAMTIAGLPIPILSLVAFAAITLALALMKGSRT, encoded by the coding sequence ATGGATGACCGGAATGCTGCCGCGCTGTCTGCGGGCATGCCCCTCTACGCAGCCTGGCTGGTGGCGATGGCGGCGACGCTCGGCGCGCTGTTCATCGGCGAGGTGCTGGGGCAGATGCCCTGCGTTCTGTGCTGGTATCAGCGCATCGCCATGTTCCCGCTGGCCCTCATCCTCGGGATCGCCTGCCTTCAGGGCGACAGCGCCGTGCGGACCTATGCCCTGCCGCTGTCGATCACCGGCGGCGCGATCGCCCTCTGGCACAGCGGGCTCTACTTCGGCCTGGTCCCGCAGCGTGTCGCGCCCTGCGTCAAGGACGGCCCGTCCTGCACCGACGCTGCGATGACGATTGCCGGGCTGCCGATCCCGATCCTGTCCCTCGTGGCCTTCGCGGCCATCACTCTTGCTCTTGCCCTCATGAAAGGATCCCGCACATGA
- a CDS encoding macro domain-containing protein, which yields MFEYKTGDILAADADALVNTVNCVGVMGRGIALQFKNAFPENFRAYEQACKRDEVRPGHMFVFETGQLTSPRYIINFPTKRHWRGKSRMEDIDAGLKDLQRVIREKKIRSIAIPPLGSGLGGLDWNEVRPRIEEALRGFNDLQVIIFQPNGAPEPARMARRQTAPNMTPGRAALVGLMDRYLSGLLDPFVTLLEVHKLMYFMKVSGEPSMERLRVVKGPYGPYSENLTHVLREIEGYFVSGYRDGGDAPNKQLELVPGAVQDADEFLGEHPDTRARFDKVANLVEGFETPFGLELLSTVHWVITHESPNSINEAVSKVYGWNDRKKQFSPRQVALAAEVLQKKGWIDAGALQAG from the coding sequence TGGGCCGAGGGATCGCGCTTCAGTTCAAGAACGCGTTCCCGGAGAATTTCCGCGCCTACGAGCAAGCCTGCAAGCGTGATGAAGTCCGGCCCGGCCATATGTTCGTCTTCGAGACCGGACAGCTGACCAGCCCGCGATACATCATCAATTTCCCGACCAAGCGCCACTGGCGCGGCAAGAGCCGTATGGAGGACATAGACGCGGGGCTGAAGGATCTGCAGCGCGTCATTCGAGAGAAGAAGATTCGGTCAATCGCTATCCCCCCGCTTGGCAGTGGGCTGGGCGGTCTCGACTGGAATGAGGTCCGGCCAAGGATCGAGGAGGCGCTGCGCGGCTTCAACGACCTGCAAGTCATCATCTTCCAGCCGAATGGCGCACCGGAACCGGCCCGGATGGCAAGGCGGCAGACGGCGCCGAACATGACCCCCGGCCGTGCGGCGCTGGTCGGCCTGATGGACCGTTACCTCAGCGGGCTGCTGGACCCGTTCGTGACGCTGCTCGAAGTGCACAAGCTCATGTATTTCATGAAGGTCAGCGGCGAGCCGTCGATGGAGCGGCTCCGGGTAGTGAAGGGCCCATACGGCCCGTATTCGGAAAACCTGACCCACGTCCTGCGCGAGATCGAAGGGTATTTCGTCTCCGGATACCGCGACGGCGGCGATGCGCCCAACAAGCAGCTCGAGCTTGTGCCGGGAGCTGTGCAGGACGCCGACGAATTCCTCGGAGAGCATCCCGACACACGCGCCCGTTTCGACAAGGTGGCCAACCTGGTGGAAGGCTTCGAGACGCCATTCGGCCTTGAGCTTCTGTCAACGGTGCACTGGGTGATCACGCACGAGTCGCCGAACTCGATCAATGAGGCGGTCTCCAAGGTTTACGGGTGGAATGATCGCAAGAAACAGTTCTCGCCGCGGCAGGTCGCACTGGCGGCGGAGGTCCTTCAGAAGAAGGGCTGGATCGATGCCGGTGCATTGCAGGCGGGCTGA
- a CDS encoding type I restriction endonuclease subunit R: protein MTTDTSEKGLEALIVRSLIDEAGYVAGASKDFDRDHAVDLTKLSDFLNATQPEAVEALGIGEDGPKRLQFLHRLQGEIAKRGVIDVLRNGVKHGPGSVELFFGTPTPGNAKAEALFAANIFSVTRQLHYSKDATKLSLDVAVFINGLPVATFELKNSLTKQTVEDAIEQYKRDRSPKELLFQFGRCVVHFAVDDHEVRMCTQLKGKASWFLPFNKGWNDGAGNPPNPHGLKTDYLWKEYLTKRNLTDILENYAQVVEEVDERGKKKPPKQVFPRFHQLDVVRKLLADAEAVGAGKRYLIQHSAGSGKSNSIAWLAHQLIGLETAGTMTFDSVVVVTDRRVLDKQIRDTIKQFAQVSSVVGHAEKSGDLRAFLKAGKKIIITTVQKFPFILDEIGDEHRGRTFAIIIDEAHSSQGGRTAAKMNIALAANGAEEEDETVEDAINRLMEARKVLSNASYFAFTATPKNKTLEVFGAPVPQGDKVKHVPFHSYTMKQAIQEGFILDVLKHYTPVDSYYRLMKTVEDDPKFDTKRAQKKLRKYVESHDHAIRKKAEIMVDHFHDQVIAHRKIGGAARAMVITNGIQRAIQYFHAFQAYLKERKSPYQAIVAFSGEHEYGGQKVTEATMNGFPSSQIEELIQKDPYRFLIVADKFQTGYDEPLLHTMYVDKTLSGVKAVQTLSRLNRAHPQKHDTFVLDFMNDFDAIKASFEPYYRTTILSEETDPNKLHDLKASLDGYQVYSWEQVEDLVALYLGGADRDKLDPILDACVAVYKADLDEDGQVDFKGKAKAFTRTYGFLAAILPFSNADWEKLSIFLNFLTPKLPAPEEPDLSKGILEAIDMDSYRVEAQATMAIVLPDADAEIEPVPTTGGGGRPDPELDLLSNILKIFNEMFGNIEWKDKDKIGKVIAEELPAKVSADRAYQNAMKNSDKQNARIEHDKALERAVIELLSDHTELFKQFSDNPSFKKWLSETIFTATYADAS from the coding sequence ATGACGACGGACACCAGCGAGAAAGGCCTCGAAGCCCTCATCGTCCGCTCGCTCATTGACGAGGCGGGTTACGTTGCCGGGGCTTCGAAGGATTTCGACCGGGACCACGCCGTTGACCTGACGAAGCTGTCCGACTTCCTCAACGCGACACAGCCCGAGGCTGTCGAGGCGCTCGGCATCGGCGAGGATGGACCGAAGCGGCTGCAGTTCCTGCACCGGCTTCAGGGCGAGATCGCCAAGCGCGGCGTCATCGACGTCCTGCGCAACGGCGTGAAGCACGGCCCCGGCTCAGTGGAGCTGTTCTTCGGCACGCCGACCCCGGGCAACGCCAAGGCCGAGGCGTTGTTCGCCGCGAATATCTTCAGCGTCACCCGCCAGCTGCACTATTCGAAGGACGCCACCAAGCTGTCGCTCGACGTGGCCGTCTTCATCAATGGTCTGCCGGTTGCCACCTTCGAGCTGAAGAACAGCCTGACCAAGCAGACGGTCGAGGACGCGATCGAGCAATACAAGCGCGACCGCAGTCCGAAGGAGTTACTGTTCCAGTTCGGCCGCTGCGTCGTCCACTTCGCCGTGGACGATCACGAGGTGCGGATGTGCACCCAGCTGAAGGGCAAGGCGTCCTGGTTCCTGCCGTTCAACAAGGGCTGGAACGACGGCGCGGGCAATCCGCCGAACCCTCATGGGCTGAAGACCGACTACCTGTGGAAGGAGTACCTGACGAAGCGAAACCTCACCGACATCCTTGAGAACTATGCGCAGGTGGTCGAGGAGGTCGACGAGCGCGGCAAGAAGAAGCCGCCGAAGCAGGTCTTCCCGCGGTTTCACCAGCTTGACGTGGTGCGCAAGCTGCTGGCCGATGCCGAAGCCGTAGGGGCCGGAAAGCGGTACCTGATCCAGCACTCGGCCGGTTCGGGCAAGAGCAACTCGATTGCTTGGCTCGCCCACCAGTTGATCGGCCTGGAGACGGCCGGAACGATGACCTTCGACTCCGTCGTCGTGGTCACCGACCGGCGCGTTCTGGACAAACAGATCCGCGATACGATCAAACAGTTCGCGCAGGTGTCATCCGTCGTGGGCCACGCCGAAAAGTCTGGCGACCTGCGCGCCTTCCTGAAGGCCGGCAAGAAAATCATCATCACGACGGTGCAGAAGTTCCCCTTCATCCTCGACGAGATCGGCGACGAGCACCGTGGGCGAACCTTCGCCATCATCATCGACGAGGCCCATTCCAGCCAGGGCGGCCGCACTGCCGCGAAGATGAACATCGCGCTCGCGGCGAATGGCGCCGAGGAGGAGGACGAGACGGTCGAGGATGCCATCAACCGGCTGATGGAAGCTCGGAAGGTGCTGTCGAACGCCAGCTATTTCGCGTTCACCGCCACGCCAAAGAACAAGACCCTGGAGGTATTCGGCGCTCCGGTCCCGCAGGGCGACAAGGTCAAGCACGTGCCTTTCCACAGCTACACGATGAAGCAGGCGATTCAGGAGGGCTTCATCCTCGACGTGCTGAAGCACTACACGCCGGTCGACAGCTACTACCGGCTCATGAAGACGGTTGAGGACGATCCCAAGTTCGACACGAAGCGGGCGCAGAAAAAGCTGCGCAAGTATGTGGAATCCCATGACCATGCGATCCGGAAGAAGGCCGAGATCATGGTCGATCACTTCCACGACCAGGTCATCGCGCACCGCAAGATCGGCGGTGCGGCCCGGGCGATGGTCATCACCAACGGGATTCAGCGCGCGATCCAGTACTTCCACGCCTTCCAGGCCTATCTGAAGGAACGCAAGAGCCCGTACCAAGCCATCGTCGCCTTCTCGGGCGAACATGAGTATGGCGGCCAGAAGGTCACGGAAGCGACGATGAACGGCTTTCCGAGCAGCCAGATCGAGGAGCTGATTCAAAAGGATCCGTATCGCTTCCTGATTGTCGCGGACAAGTTTCAGACCGGCTATGACGAGCCGCTGCTGCACACGATGTACGTGGACAAGACGCTGTCCGGCGTGAAGGCGGTGCAAACCCTGTCGCGGCTGAACCGGGCACATCCGCAGAAGCACGACACCTTTGTTCTCGACTTCATGAACGACTTCGACGCCATCAAGGCATCCTTCGAGCCGTACTATCGGACCACGATTCTCAGCGAAGAGACCGATCCTAACAAGCTGCACGATTTGAAGGCCTCACTGGACGGCTACCAGGTCTATTCTTGGGAACAGGTGGAGGACTTGGTGGCGCTCTACCTCGGCGGCGCGGACCGGGACAAGCTCGACCCGATTCTCGACGCTTGCGTGGCCGTATACAAGGCAGACCTCGACGAGGACGGACAGGTCGACTTCAAGGGCAAGGCGAAGGCGTTCACCAGGACATACGGCTTCCTGGCTGCGATCCTTCCCTTCAGCAATGCCGATTGGGAGAAGCTGTCGATCTTCCTGAATTTCCTGACGCCGAAGCTGCCGGCCCCGGAGGAGCCGGACCTGTCAAAGGGTATTCTCGAGGCAATCGACATGGACAGCTATCGGGTCGAAGCTCAGGCAACCATGGCCATCGTGTTGCCCGACGCAGACGCAGAAATCGAGCCCGTGCCGACCACGGGGGGCGGCGGCCGGCCCGATCCAGAGCTTGATCTCCTGAGCAATATTCTAAAGATTTTCAACGAGATGTTCGGCAATATCGAGTGGAAGGACAAGGACAAGATCGGGAAGGTGATTGCAGAGGAACTGCCCGCGAAAGTCTCGGCGGACAGGGCGTATCAGAACGCCATGAAAAACTCGGACAAGCAGAACGCCCGGATCGAGCACGACAAGGCACTTGAACGCGCAGTGATCGAGCTGCTCTCCGACCATACCGAGTTGTTCAAGCAGTTCTCCGACAACCCGTCGTTCAAGAAATGGCTGTCCGAAACGATCTTCACAGCGACATACGCCGATGCATCGTAA
- the lspA gene encoding signal peptidase II, with protein MKHVTQPPRAWAVATLVTAFLVDQLSKWMILEFVMRPPRIIEILPVLNLTLGFNEGTSFGMFSGLLSGRPMLAAALTGALTLVFAFTALRSRTVPEAIAFALIAGGAIGNVLDRIRQGAVTDFLDLHWQGWHWPTFNLADVTITLGASLLVAGWLRQAGLREKSHG; from the coding sequence ATGAAGCACGTGACACAGCCGCCGCGCGCTTGGGCGGTCGCCACCCTCGTGACCGCATTTCTCGTCGATCAGCTGTCCAAGTGGATGATCCTCGAATTTGTCATGCGGCCGCCGCGCATCATCGAGATCCTTCCGGTGCTGAACCTGACCCTCGGCTTCAACGAAGGGACCAGCTTTGGAATGTTTTCCGGTTTGCTGTCCGGACGTCCGATGCTGGCAGCCGCGCTGACAGGCGCGCTGACCTTGGTGTTCGCCTTCACGGCCCTGCGCAGCCGTACCGTGCCGGAGGCAATCGCGTTCGCGCTGATCGCGGGGGGTGCCATCGGCAACGTGCTGGACCGGATACGACAAGGGGCGGTGACGGATTTTCTGGATCTGCACTGGCAGGGCTGGCACTGGCCGACCTTCAATCTGGCCGATGTGACAATAACGCTCGGGGCCTCGCTGCTGGTCGCCGGCTGGCTACGCCAAGCCGGACTGAGAGAGAAATCGCATGGATGA